Genomic segment of Prosthecobacter vanneervenii:
TTCAGCCCTGCCTCCTCGGGCAGCTTGTTGCCCTTGCGGCTGTTGATCTTGCGGTCGGCCAGCACGCAATTTTCCCAGTTGCTCGGACCTCCGCGCGAGACGGGGATGATGTGGTCGATGTTGCCCTCATGCGGTCGCAGCTTGCGGCCCGTGTACTGGCACGTCCCGCCGTCGCGCTCCCAGATGGCCTTCGCGCAAAACTTGGGCCTGCGTTTGGGCACTTTGTCAAAGCGCGCCAGCACCAGCACCGAAGGCACACGCACCTGTCCGTGCACCGTGCCGATGCTGTTGTCTCCAGCGCGTACTTCCAGCTTCAGC
This window contains:
- a CDS encoding HNH endonuclease yields the protein MNEMLNKSIVLVLNRHWQAIDSKTPMESFSMMAAGNATALDIHTGGDMRPVTWDDWLKLEVRAGDNSIGTVHGQVRVPSVLVLARFDKVPKRRPKFCAKAIWERDGGTCQYTGRKLRPHEGNIDHIIPVSRGGPSNWENCVLADRKINSRKGNKLPEEAGLKLLRRPVAPREIPVTQLIKNHYRVRDWEMFLSGATGVFEV